The Alphaproteobacteria bacterium SS10 genome includes a region encoding these proteins:
- the rnpA gene encoding ribonuclease P protein component, with protein sequence MTGRTYHLKTLKRRADFVRLNRRGKRAAMPGLVLQAARSISPDSEPADNGSDPVIRVGFTATKKLGGAVVRNRVKRRLRAVASDVLPVLAKPGHDFVLIGRPASLTRAYTDLHDDLVRALDKLGARSDQAAS encoded by the coding sequence ATGACCGGCCGAACATATCACCTGAAGACCTTGAAAAGGCGGGCGGATTTCGTCCGCCTTAATCGTCGTGGAAAACGTGCAGCCATGCCAGGTCTGGTATTGCAGGCAGCACGCAGCATATCGCCCGACAGTGAACCAGCCGATAACGGGTCAGACCCGGTAATCCGGGTTGGCTTTACCGCAACCAAGAAGCTTGGTGGCGCGGTTGTTCGTAACCGGGTGAAGCGACGCCTGCGCGCCGTTGCCTCGGATGTGCTGCCTGTGCTTGCCAAGCCAGGGCACGATTTCGTACTGATCGGGCGCCCAGCCAGCCTGACGCGAGCCTATACCGATCTGCATGATGATCTGGTTCGTGCGCTGGACAAGTTGGGCGCCAGATCTGATCAGGCGGCAAGTTAA
- the rpmH gene encoding 50S ribosomal protein L34 gives MKRTFQPSNLVRKRRHGFRARMATKAGRMVLSRRRAKGRKKLSA, from the coding sequence GTGAAACGCACGTTTCAGCCAAGCAATCTGGTGCGCAAGCGCCGCCACGGTTTCCGCGCCCGCATGGCCACCAAGGCCGGTCGGATGGTGCTTTCGCGCCGTCGTGCCAAGGGCCGTAAGAAGCTGTCGGCATAA
- the yidD gene encoding membrane protein insertion efficiency factor YidD has product MSGETPAKPGASRPNGLIRVLTLPLLALVYFYRYVISPLIGPSCRFQPTCSEYALDALKLHGPVKGTWLTVKRISKCHPWGSHGYDPVPGAHSCCNGHGKSAAK; this is encoded by the coding sequence ATGAGTGGGGAAACACCAGCAAAACCAGGCGCATCTAGGCCAAACGGACTCATCCGTGTGCTGACGCTGCCATTGCTGGCGCTAGTCTATTTTTACCGCTATGTGATCTCGCCACTAATTGGACCCAGCTGCCGGTTCCAACCTACCTGTTCCGAATATGCTCTCGATGCTTTAAAGCTGCACGGCCCCGTGAAAGGCACCTGGCTAACCGTCAAACGGATAAGCAAGTGCCACCCCTGGGGTAGCCACGGTTACGACCCGGTCCCGGGTGCCCATTCCTGCTGTAATGGGCATGGAAAATCAGCGGCTAAGTAA